A stretch of Gemmatimonadaceae bacterium DNA encodes these proteins:
- the lon gene encoding endopeptidase La — MGQRQTLPVLPLRGTVMFPGITAPISAGRPGTLRAIENAVKGDRLVFAVAQRDNTEEPTADILFTTGVIARIGQIQRGLGGVQLLLQGEQRATALQYQEQDGHLVAVIVPAEEMMPLDPKDPAFEALHKEARERAAELGEKRGLPEEVVHQVLDSVDDAGKFSDLVAGYIELTVPEKQGLLETLSVEERLRRVLVHVQRQIGLLEAQEDIKSQVQEELGERQREMFLREQLKAIQKELGDDDQSKEISELREKLTKLDLPKQARAEVEREIGRLERAGRESMEAQVIRTYLEWIAELPWSKRSDDYLELARAGEILEEDHYGLKDVKDRVLEFLAVRQLRAQQVAEQVATTGEFSVSKLASDDPDLAGSVKDGGADRTITDAKEAKARVMARGPILLFNGPPGVGKTSIAKSIARALGREYVRVALGGARDEADIRGHRRTYVGAMPGRIIQGMKQAGTKNPVFLLDEVDKLGTSYQGDPSSALLEVLDPAQNDSFTDHYLGVPFDLSEVLFVATSNFIQNIPGPLLDRMEVVDFSGYTEREKAAIAKTYLIPRQLEESGLAGRELSFTDDAVMKVISEYTRESGVRQLERQLGAVARKVARRVAMGDTAAIDDKVISAEEVRELLGRPRVHPERAAEHDEVGISTGMYYTPMGGDIMFVEASIRRASSRIKTDDEADAGRVGPISLILTGQLGDVMKESARAALTYATNNADTLGIPANRVATASEAHIHVPAGAIPKDGPSAGIAIALALVSELSNRKVRRDVSMTGEITLRGRVLPIGGLKEKVLGAHRAGIKEVIIPKANEADLEDVPDEVRQQLTFHPVETLREVLDIALVDHGRHSDAAIEELIGV; from the coding sequence ATGGGCCAGCGCCAAACTCTCCCTGTTCTGCCTCTCCGTGGAACGGTCATGTTCCCCGGCATTACCGCGCCAATTTCCGCGGGCCGACCCGGCACCCTTCGCGCCATTGAAAACGCCGTGAAGGGCGATCGGCTGGTATTTGCCGTCGCCCAGCGCGACAACACCGAAGAACCCACCGCCGACATCCTGTTCACGACCGGTGTGATTGCCCGGATCGGACAGATCCAGCGCGGGCTTGGCGGGGTGCAGCTACTGCTGCAGGGCGAGCAGCGCGCCACGGCCCTCCAGTATCAGGAGCAGGACGGGCATCTGGTGGCGGTCATTGTCCCGGCCGAAGAAATGATGCCGTTGGACCCCAAGGACCCGGCCTTCGAGGCGCTCCACAAGGAGGCGCGGGAACGCGCCGCCGAGTTGGGCGAGAAGCGGGGCCTCCCGGAAGAGGTGGTCCACCAGGTGCTCGACTCCGTGGACGACGCCGGGAAATTCTCGGACCTCGTAGCCGGGTACATCGAACTTACCGTCCCGGAAAAGCAGGGTCTGCTGGAAACGCTGTCGGTGGAAGAGCGACTCCGCCGGGTGCTGGTGCATGTCCAGCGTCAGATCGGCCTGCTGGAAGCCCAGGAGGATATCAAGTCGCAGGTGCAGGAGGAGCTCGGTGAGCGCCAGCGCGAGATGTTCCTGCGCGAACAGCTCAAGGCCATCCAGAAGGAACTGGGTGACGACGACCAGTCCAAGGAAATCTCCGAGCTACGCGAAAAACTCACGAAGCTCGACCTGCCGAAGCAGGCTCGCGCCGAAGTCGAGCGCGAGATCGGACGCCTCGAACGGGCCGGCCGTGAGTCCATGGAAGCGCAGGTCATCCGCACCTATCTGGAGTGGATTGCCGAATTGCCATGGAGCAAACGCTCAGACGATTATCTCGAACTCGCCCGGGCGGGTGAGATCCTCGAGGAGGATCACTATGGCCTGAAGGACGTGAAGGATCGCGTGCTCGAGTTCCTTGCGGTACGTCAGCTGCGTGCACAACAGGTTGCCGAGCAGGTGGCGACCACTGGAGAGTTCTCCGTGTCGAAGCTGGCCAGCGACGATCCCGACTTGGCGGGTTCGGTCAAGGATGGCGGTGCCGATCGCACGATCACCGACGCCAAGGAAGCGAAAGCGCGTGTGATGGCGCGCGGACCGATCTTGTTGTTCAATGGACCGCCGGGTGTCGGCAAGACGTCCATCGCCAAGTCAATTGCCCGCGCGCTCGGACGCGAGTACGTGCGCGTGGCCCTCGGCGGCGCGCGCGACGAAGCCGACATTCGCGGTCACCGGCGCACCTACGTGGGCGCGATGCCTGGCCGCATTATTCAGGGCATGAAGCAGGCCGGCACCAAGAACCCGGTGTTCCTGCTGGATGAAGTCGACAAGCTGGGAACGTCGTATCAAGGCGATCCGTCCAGCGCCCTCCTGGAGGTACTCGACCCGGCCCAGAATGACTCATTCACCGATCACTATCTCGGCGTGCCCTTCGACTTGAGCGAAGTGCTGTTCGTCGCCACGTCCAATTTCATCCAGAACATCCCGGGTCCGCTGCTGGACCGGATGGAAGTCGTTGACTTCAGCGGGTACACCGAACGCGAGAAGGCGGCCATCGCCAAGACGTACCTCATTCCGCGACAGCTGGAGGAATCGGGGTTGGCCGGTCGTGAGCTGTCGTTTACCGATGACGCCGTGATGAAGGTGATCAGCGAGTACACGCGCGAGAGCGGCGTGCGTCAGCTGGAACGCCAACTGGGAGCGGTCGCGCGCAAGGTGGCCCGACGGGTCGCCATGGGTGACACGGCCGCCATCGACGACAAAGTGATCAGTGCGGAGGAAGTGCGCGAATTGCTGGGCCGTCCCCGCGTGCATCCGGAGCGTGCCGCCGAGCATGACGAGGTGGGCATTTCCACGGGCATGTACTACACGCCGATGGGCGGTGACATCATGTTTGTGGAAGCCAGTATTCGGCGCGCGTCATCGCGCATCAAGACCGACGATGAGGCGGACGCCGGTCGCGTCGGACCGATCTCCCTCATTCTCACGGGCCAACTCGGCGACGTGATGAAGGAAAGCGCGCGCGCCGCACTCACGTACGCCACCAACAACGCGGACACGTTGGGCATTCCGGCGAATCGAGTGGCCACTGCCAGCGAAGCTCACATTCACGTGCCGGCCGGCGCGATTCCGAAGGACGGACCCAGTGCCGGCATCGCGATCGCCTTGGCCCTGGTCAGTGAACTGTCCAACCGCAAAGTCCGTCGCGATGTGTCCATGACCGGCGAGATCACGCTGCGCGGGCGGGTGTTGCCAATTGGCGGCCTCAAGGAGAAAGTGCTCGGCGCCCATCGGGCTGGCATCAAGGAAGTCATCATTCCGAAGGCCAATGAGGCGGATCTCGAAGACGTGCCGGACGAAGTGCGGCAACAACTCACGTTTCACCCCGTGGAGACCTTGCGTGAAGTGCTGGACATCGCGCTGGTCGATCATGGCCGACACAGCGATGCCGCGATCGAGGAGTTGATCGGCGTGTAG
- a CDS encoding Uma2 family endonuclease, with amino-acid sequence MAMPALESRTWTVEEVQALPDDGNRYECIDGALFVSPAPAPRHQQALLELAVMLKQYAEREQHVGWVWIAPHDLVLGPRTVVQPDLQVHSAGPTATRKQRAARALLIVEVLSPSTARLDRQDKRKLYLRDATASYWIVDLAAELVEVWTPQDDRPHVVSDTLTWNPEGATAAFTLALPAFFTVANAWEHYPRT; translated from the coding sequence ATGGCTATGCCCGCACTCGAATCGCGCACGTGGACCGTCGAGGAGGTTCAGGCCCTCCCGGACGACGGGAATCGGTACGAGTGTATCGATGGGGCGTTGTTTGTGAGTCCCGCGCCGGCGCCCCGGCATCAACAGGCGCTGTTGGAGCTCGCGGTGATGCTCAAACAATACGCAGAACGCGAGCAGCACGTCGGCTGGGTGTGGATCGCGCCACACGATCTTGTGCTCGGGCCGCGCACCGTGGTCCAGCCGGATCTGCAAGTACACTCGGCGGGACCTACTGCCACCCGCAAGCAACGCGCGGCGCGCGCGCTGTTGATTGTTGAGGTGCTTTCCCCATCCACCGCGCGACTCGATCGTCAGGACAAGCGCAAGTTGTATTTGCGTGACGCGACGGCGAGCTACTGGATTGTGGACTTGGCGGCTGAGCTGGTTGAGGTGTGGACCCCGCAAGATGATCGGCCGCACGTAGTGTCAGACACGTTGACCTGGAACCCGGAAGGCGCGACTGCAGCATTCACGCTGGCGCTTCCCGCGTTCTTCACCGTTGCCAACGCGTGGGAGCACTATCCCCGAACGTAG
- a CDS encoding PBP1A family penicillin-binding protein has protein sequence MRRDLWLAMVRRGLGALLVWIWVSPHAAVAQVVVKPPAASSPVASTGEAWQIITPAQASLVLGREGSTIGVIGRERRLSVAIRTLPKYVGQAFVAVEDKRFYQHDGVDLVGIAGALKDAVTTGNLRGASTITQLLVGNMHPDLIDRRDVSPGRKLREQQAAREMEKHYNKEQILEAFLNQISFGHGAFGIEMAARQYFGKPASDLTLAEAASLASMPKSPVQYDPARYPDRNKQRRNTVLALMAGQGYITAVQRDLAQREPIKTVTAGSAPAPWVVDVVRVQAERAGVPVGQGGYRIHTTIDAAIQTITQRAVSVGLDEVETRPGFRGIPCATGIVTDSIKASRAKVQACLEGAAVVLDPTSGDVRALVGGRNYARSSFNRAVDGNRQPGSSFKAFVYAQALAEGMTAGSMVADTALRIRLQNGQIYSPENADNEFLGAITMREALTRSRNPVAVQLALGVGMDSVIALARRAGLRSPISPYPSSALGASVVQPLDFVAAYASFDNGGVAVTPRFIVRVEDRNGRTVLAPPVATSAPAMDPRIAFIVRDMMQDVVSRGTATALRKVVPSRIAVAGKTGTTNDNTDVWFVGMTPEFVTGVWIGFDKPTMISPGAVGGTLAAPIAGDIIASIYGSRSSGTWTPPPGVLGVEVDRKNGKPADASTPPDRRYTEWYLEGTEPGAAAWPWSLFRFGPIGH, from the coding sequence ATGCGCCGCGACCTTTGGCTGGCCATGGTGCGCCGTGGCCTTGGCGCGCTCCTGGTGTGGATATGGGTGAGCCCGCATGCGGCTGTGGCGCAGGTAGTGGTCAAGCCGCCGGCCGCTTCGTCGCCAGTCGCATCCACCGGTGAAGCCTGGCAGATCATCACGCCCGCACAGGCGTCCCTGGTGCTGGGTCGCGAGGGTTCGACCATTGGCGTGATCGGCAGGGAACGTCGCCTATCCGTCGCTATCCGCACGTTGCCCAAATACGTCGGTCAGGCCTTTGTCGCGGTCGAGGACAAGCGATTCTACCAGCACGATGGCGTGGACCTGGTCGGCATCGCCGGCGCCCTCAAGGATGCGGTCACCACGGGAAACCTGCGTGGCGCCAGCACGATCACCCAACTGCTGGTGGGCAACATGCACCCCGATCTCATCGATCGACGCGATGTCTCGCCCGGACGCAAGCTGCGGGAACAGCAGGCAGCGCGTGAAATGGAGAAGCACTACAACAAGGAGCAGATCCTCGAGGCCTTTCTCAATCAGATCTCGTTTGGCCACGGGGCGTTCGGCATCGAGATGGCAGCGCGACAGTACTTCGGGAAGCCGGCCTCCGATCTGACACTCGCGGAAGCGGCATCGCTGGCCTCGATGCCGAAAAGCCCGGTGCAGTACGACCCCGCCCGGTATCCGGATCGCAACAAACAACGCCGAAATACTGTGCTCGCCCTGATGGCGGGGCAGGGCTACATCACGGCCGTCCAGCGGGACCTCGCGCAACGTGAACCGATCAAGACGGTGACGGCGGGCAGTGCACCGGCACCATGGGTGGTGGATGTGGTTCGTGTGCAGGCGGAGCGTGCCGGTGTGCCGGTGGGGCAAGGCGGCTATCGCATTCACACCACCATCGACGCGGCAATCCAGACAATCACGCAACGTGCCGTGTCCGTCGGTCTGGATGAAGTGGAAACGCGACCGGGATTCCGCGGAATTCCGTGTGCCACCGGAATCGTTACGGATTCCATCAAGGCGTCGCGTGCCAAGGTGCAGGCGTGTCTGGAAGGGGCGGCCGTGGTGCTCGATCCGACATCCGGTGATGTGCGCGCCCTGGTGGGCGGTCGCAACTACGCGCGATCGTCATTCAACCGCGCCGTCGATGGTAATCGACAACCCGGATCGTCGTTCAAGGCCTTCGTGTATGCGCAGGCGCTGGCCGAGGGGATGACGGCCGGCAGCATGGTCGCCGATACTGCGCTGAGAATCCGACTGCAGAACGGCCAGATCTACAGCCCCGAGAACGCGGACAACGAGTTCCTTGGCGCCATCACCATGCGCGAGGCGCTCACCCGGTCGCGCAATCCGGTGGCGGTGCAATTGGCCCTTGGTGTGGGAATGGACTCGGTGATTGCCTTGGCGCGACGCGCCGGACTGCGCTCGCCGATTTCCCCCTATCCGTCCAGTGCGTTGGGCGCGTCGGTGGTCCAGCCACTCGATTTTGTGGCCGCCTACGCGTCCTTCGACAATGGCGGCGTCGCGGTGACGCCGCGTTTCATCGTGCGCGTGGAGGATCGCAACGGGCGCACGGTGTTGGCGCCACCGGTGGCGACGTCGGCGCCGGCCATGGACCCGCGCATTGCGTTCATCGTGCGCGACATGATGCAGGATGTGGTGTCGCGCGGCACGGCCACGGCACTGCGAAAGGTTGTCCCGTCACGTATAGCAGTGGCGGGCAAGACCGGTACCACGAACGACAACACGGATGTGTGGTTTGTCGGGATGACGCCGGAGTTCGTCACGGGCGTGTGGATCGGCTTCGACAAACCCACCATGATCTCTCCGGGCGCCGTGGGCGGCACGCTGGCGGCGCCAATTGCCGGTGACATCATTGCCAGTATCTATGGTTCGCGCAGCAGTGGCACATGGACCCCGCCGCCCGGTGTGCTGGGCGTCGAGGTCGATCGCAAGAACGGCAAGCCGGCAGACGCATCGACGCCACCCGATCGCCGTTACACGGAGTGGTATCTCGAAGGCACCGAACCGGGCGCCGCCGCCTGGCCGTGGAGTCTGTTTCGCTTCGGCCCCATCGGGCACTGA
- a CDS encoding NAD+ synthase gives MPGDQIRPLTLAICQFAPRKGDTAANLQRLGALCAQAATLDPRPQVIQFPETALSGYFVEGGVREVACTAGALANDLDDAYRTACATAGIPTVAIDVIVGFYERWRDTLHNSAAYLTIGLDDGPPVLRHVHRKNFLPTYGLFDEERFVERGTDIRAFETPWGRAAILVCEDAWHSMSGLIAALDGAQVIFVSSAAPARGLWPRDDGIPGPYSAARWERLIRDIAEEHGVFASLANLVGTEGGKRFFGTSLLVGPGGDVRARAPVWDESMMTITLDLDDLVRARADAPLLSDLRVALPHVLDTVRRVQDGAPAVVSYDGSEPAAADLLRGARGFTTGEFPIPASPTMDGEIVGRIGREALPVIRHDLSDHGGPPSLMIDAALTEQWLTGFLREELQRRGFTRAVIGLSGGVDSAVTAYLAARALGASNVIGVRLPYRTSSAESLDHAQLVIDALGIESRTIDISAAVDGYLSFESDADGARRGNVMARTRMIALFDLSARYRALPLGTGNKTERLFGYFTWHADDSPPVNPIGDLYKTQVWALARHLGVPDAIVTKPATADLIVGQTDEVDLGISYARADELLNGVLHGFSHEALRARGFSYEELSLVEHRLDSTHWKRRPAATAMVSHSGIGESYLRPVDY, from the coding sequence ATGCCCGGTGACCAGATTCGCCCCCTCACGCTTGCCATCTGTCAGTTCGCCCCACGAAAGGGGGACACGGCGGCCAACCTGCAGCGGCTCGGTGCGCTCTGCGCGCAGGCCGCCACGCTCGACCCGCGTCCGCAGGTCATCCAGTTCCCCGAGACCGCGCTCTCAGGGTATTTCGTGGAAGGCGGCGTCCGCGAGGTGGCGTGCACCGCCGGCGCGCTGGCCAACGACCTTGACGATGCCTATCGCACGGCCTGTGCGACCGCCGGCATTCCAACGGTCGCCATCGACGTCATTGTCGGCTTCTACGAACGGTGGCGCGATACGCTGCACAATAGCGCGGCGTATCTCACGATCGGCCTCGATGATGGACCGCCCGTGCTGCGACACGTCCATCGCAAGAATTTCCTCCCCACCTACGGGTTGTTCGACGAGGAGCGGTTTGTCGAACGCGGCACGGACATTCGAGCCTTCGAAACGCCGTGGGGACGGGCGGCCATTCTGGTGTGCGAGGATGCCTGGCACTCCATGTCGGGACTCATTGCCGCGCTCGATGGGGCCCAGGTGATTTTCGTGTCCTCGGCCGCTCCGGCCCGAGGACTCTGGCCGCGGGACGACGGCATTCCCGGTCCGTACAGCGCGGCGCGTTGGGAACGCCTGATTCGCGATATTGCCGAAGAACACGGCGTATTCGCGAGCCTGGCCAACCTCGTGGGGACCGAGGGCGGCAAGCGGTTCTTCGGGACATCGTTGCTGGTGGGCCCCGGCGGCGACGTGCGCGCCCGCGCGCCGGTGTGGGATGAGAGCATGATGACGATCACGCTCGACCTGGACGATCTTGTGCGCGCGCGCGCCGATGCGCCGTTGCTGAGTGATTTGCGGGTGGCGCTGCCGCATGTGCTGGACACCGTCCGTCGCGTGCAAGACGGCGCGCCCGCCGTGGTTTCGTATGATGGATCCGAACCCGCGGCGGCCGACTTGCTGCGTGGCGCGCGAGGCTTCACCACCGGCGAATTTCCGATCCCCGCGTCGCCGACCATGGACGGCGAGATTGTCGGCCGGATCGGACGCGAGGCCCTTCCGGTCATTCGACACGACCTGAGCGATCATGGGGGGCCGCCGTCACTGATGATTGACGCCGCATTGACCGAGCAGTGGCTGACTGGGTTCTTGCGCGAGGAACTCCAGCGTCGTGGTTTCACCCGCGCCGTCATCGGACTCTCGGGTGGTGTGGACTCGGCGGTCACGGCGTACCTTGCCGCCCGCGCGCTTGGCGCGTCCAACGTGATCGGCGTGCGTCTGCCATACCGCACGTCAAGCGCCGAGTCACTCGACCATGCCCAGTTGGTGATCGATGCGCTGGGCATCGAGTCGCGTACCATCGACATCAGTGCTGCCGTGGACGGCTACCTGTCGTTCGAGTCGGATGCCGATGGGGCCCGCCGGGGCAATGTCATGGCCCGCACACGCATGATTGCGCTCTTCGACTTGTCGGCCCGGTATCGGGCCTTGCCGCTGGGCACCGGTAACAAGACGGAACGATTGTTCGGATACTTCACCTGGCACGCTGACGACTCGCCGCCGGTCAACCCGATTGGCGATTTGTACAAGACGCAGGTATGGGCACTGGCGCGCCATCTTGGGGTGCCGGACGCCATTGTCACGAAGCCCGCCACGGCCGATCTCATCGTCGGGCAAACCGACGAGGTCGATTTGGGCATCAGTTACGCGCGCGCCGATGAACTGCTCAACGGCGTGTTGCACGGGTTCTCGCACGAAGCGCTGCGTGCCCGGGGCTTCTCGTACGAGGAACTGTCACTGGTGGAGCACCGCCTCGACTCCACACACTGGAAGCGGCGGCCTGCTGCCACGGCCATGGTCAGTCACAGTGGCATCGGCGAATCGTACCTGCGTCCCGTGGACTACTAG
- a CDS encoding HupE/UreJ family protein — translation MLEEFALYLRLGFSHIADLAGYDHLLFITALSIPYAPRDWRRLAILVTAFTVGHSVTLALATLRLVSVSTSLVEALIPATIFVTALLAWREITSTADSAETAVPPLRYLVTAAFGLIHGLGFSSYLRALLGKAESIALPLLSFNVGLEIGQVFVLLLVMTIGALAGRSARARRLWPRLLVGVTATFAVVLLIQRL, via the coding sequence ATGCTCGAGGAGTTTGCGTTGTACCTGCGCCTCGGCTTTTCGCACATCGCCGATCTCGCGGGTTACGACCACCTCTTGTTCATCACCGCACTCTCGATCCCGTATGCGCCGCGGGATTGGCGGCGTCTGGCGATCCTGGTGACCGCCTTTACCGTGGGACATAGTGTCACGCTGGCGCTGGCGACCCTGCGCCTGGTGTCGGTGTCGACGTCGCTGGTCGAGGCACTGATCCCGGCGACGATTTTCGTCACGGCGCTCCTCGCGTGGCGCGAGATCACCTCAACGGCCGACTCAGCGGAGACTGCGGTGCCTCCGCTGCGCTATCTGGTGACGGCGGCCTTCGGACTGATCCATGGCCTGGGGTTCTCGTCGTACCTGCGCGCGCTGCTGGGGAAGGCGGAGAGTATCGCGCTACCGCTCCTGTCGTTCAATGTTGGGTTGGAAATCGGACAGGTGTTCGTTCTGTTGTTGGTCATGACAATCGGCGCATTGGCCGGTCGATCGGCCCGCGCGCGACGGCTGTGGCCTCGATTGCTCGTGGGTGTGACGGCCACCTTCGCGGTCGTGCTGCTCATCCAACGTCTGTAG
- a CDS encoding creatininase family protein, with the protein MTSSETHGPRAGMLEDLTWPTVRDVTWPVAIMPWGATEPHNTHLPYGTDTLLGREVAARVAAVCAAKGVHVAALPAMPFGVNTTQLDLPLTLSVMPSTQLAVLRDIVNSIEPHGVKVLLLLNAHGGNELRALVRELQPATGVLLVIANWWQAGDHGRFVEAGDHAGALETAAVLHVAPHLVADRATWGDGHARKSVLSGVREGWAWTPRRWTQVTDDTGVGNPREATAEQGAAFIAEAVERISALCLELATVDPQRLYR; encoded by the coding sequence ATGACGTCGTCGGAAACGCACGGGCCGCGCGCCGGGATGTTGGAAGACCTCACGTGGCCGACAGTTCGCGACGTGACGTGGCCTGTGGCCATCATGCCGTGGGGGGCCACCGAGCCGCACAATACGCATCTGCCCTACGGCACCGACACGTTGCTGGGACGGGAAGTCGCGGCCCGTGTCGCCGCGGTCTGCGCCGCGAAGGGCGTGCATGTGGCTGCGCTGCCCGCGATGCCCTTTGGCGTGAACACCACGCAATTGGATTTGCCGTTGACGCTGAGCGTGATGCCGTCAACGCAACTCGCGGTGCTGCGCGACATCGTGAACAGCATCGAACCGCACGGCGTGAAGGTGCTGCTGTTGCTCAATGCACATGGTGGCAACGAACTGCGTGCCCTGGTCAGGGAGCTGCAGCCGGCAACCGGCGTCCTGCTGGTCATCGCCAATTGGTGGCAGGCCGGTGATCACGGGCGGTTCGTCGAAGCCGGCGACCATGCCGGCGCGCTGGAGACGGCAGCGGTGCTGCACGTTGCACCGCATCTGGTGGCCGACCGGGCAACCTGGGGGGACGGCCACGCGCGCAAGAGTGTGCTGTCGGGAGTCCGCGAAGGGTGGGCGTGGACGCCGCGCCGTTGGACCCAGGTGACCGATGACACCGGCGTGGGCAATCCGCGCGAAGCAACCGCCGAACAGGGTGCCGCATTCATCGCCGAGGCGGTGGAGCGCATCAGTGCGCTGTGTCTGGAGCTGGCGACGGTGGACCCGCAGCGCCTGTACCGATAA
- a CDS encoding zinc metallopeptidase, with the protein MRWIPGGRSRNLEDQRGAGPAGGFGGGGGGRRMGLGGLVVLIVLSVIFKKDLVSDFGGLSGGDPSATLPSARGDASLQDSTEEGMVLFMSSILDSAQTGWSRKLPGYRDAKLSLFRDAVQSACGFAEAASGPFYCPADQKVYLDLAFFDQLDRQFGAPGDFAQAYVLAHEIGHHVQNLMGTERELRDAQQRNPQLKNRLSVAMELQADCYAGVWAYQAAKNGQLERGDLEEGLSAAAAVGDDRLQRMGSGRVNAETFTHGSSADRTRWFKRGFDSGDPNQCDTFASVR; encoded by the coding sequence ATGCGTTGGATTCCCGGAGGACGGAGCCGGAACCTCGAAGACCAACGCGGAGCGGGCCCCGCAGGCGGATTTGGCGGAGGCGGTGGCGGTCGGCGAATGGGACTGGGCGGCCTGGTGGTGCTGATCGTGCTGAGCGTGATCTTCAAGAAGGACCTGGTCAGCGACTTCGGGGGTTTGTCCGGTGGCGACCCCAGCGCGACGCTTCCCAGTGCTCGCGGCGACGCATCGTTGCAGGACTCGACGGAAGAGGGCATGGTGCTGTTCATGTCGAGCATCCTCGACAGCGCCCAGACAGGATGGAGTCGGAAGTTGCCGGGGTACCGCGATGCGAAGCTGTCCTTGTTCCGCGACGCCGTCCAATCGGCGTGCGGATTTGCGGAAGCTGCCTCCGGTCCGTTCTACTGTCCGGCCGACCAGAAGGTGTATCTCGATCTCGCGTTCTTCGATCAGTTGGACCGGCAGTTCGGCGCTCCTGGTGACTTCGCACAAGCCTATGTACTGGCTCACGAAATTGGCCACCACGTCCAGAACCTGATGGGTACCGAGCGCGAACTGCGAGACGCGCAGCAACGGAATCCGCAGCTGAAGAACCGACTGTCCGTGGCTATGGAGCTGCAAGCGGATTGCTACGCCGGCGTGTGGGCCTATCAAGCGGCGAAAAATGGCCAGTTGGAGCGCGGTGATCTGGAGGAGGGACTGTCGGCGGCGGCCGCGGTCGGCGACGATCGGCTGCAGCGCATGGGCAGCGGGCGGGTGAATGCCGAGACATTCACGCATGGTTCCTCGGCAGACCGGACGCGGTGGTTCAAGCGGGGCTTCGACAGCGGCGACCCGAATCAATGCGATACGTTCGCGTCGGTGCGGTGA